The Bacteroides ovatus genomic interval GTGATATTGGTGGATGATGGTAGTACAGATAATTCGGTAGAGGTTATTAAAGCTAGACCAGAAAGGAATATTGTGTTGCATCAACAATCAAATGCAGGACCTGCAGCTGCACGAAACAAAGGCATGGAGTTAGCAAAAGGCAAATATGTAGCTTTTATTGATGCTGATGATTATTGGAATGATGGCTATATAGAACAAACGGTACAGTTTCTAGAAGAACATGTGAGATGTGTAGCTGTATCGGTCGGGTGTAAATCCATTTCGTTTGGTAATCCACCTTGCTATTGTCCTGCTTTCGTCAATGATAACTCGAAAATTTCGGCTTTTGTTATAGATGATTTCTTTACATATTGGGCGGAACACTGTGTGCCAGGTACATGCTCTACTACTATACGAACTGATGTTGCGAAAGCTTCGGGTGGAATGCGCCGTGACTTACGTATTACAGAAGATTATGAATATTGGCTCTATTTATCAACATTTGGTAAGTGGGGATTCATTCCTAAAATCCTTTATGTAAGTGATGGTGGCATTGTGACACAAAAGCAGGGACATGTGAAGAAGGATATTGAGCGTGCACGCAAATCACCAGATATGGCTGATTTTGAGAAGCGTATCATTAAAAGAATAACCGAAGTTGATGCGAAAAACTATATAAAAGTTCGTGGTAGAGTATCTAGAGTATTAGTATATAGTCATGTAATTACAGGTCGTTTTAGTTTGGGAAGAAAAGAAGCGTTATGTTATGGAGAACACTTTCCAAAAGATAAAATAGGTATACTTATGAATATTGCTAAATATACAGCTTTTACTTGGTGGTGTCTTGCTTATATGTTGCGATGGAGAGAGTATCATAGATAAAATATAGAAGATAAATATGCCTAAAGTTATAATTATACTTCCCTACTTTGGGAAATTTGATTCACTATTTACATTTTGGTTGCAATCATGCGCTTACAATAATACGATCGACTTCCTTGTAATAACCGATGATAAGACAAAATATAATTATCCTCAAAATGTAAAGGTTGTCTATGATACATTTGTGCATCTTCGTGAAGAAATTCAGTTGCTTTATGATTTCAAAATATCATTGGAGACTCCTTATCGGTTTTGTAATTTTAGGCCTGCATACGGAGAAATTTTTCAAAATTATTTGGAAGGATATGATTTTTGGGGATTTAGTGATTGTGATATGTTGTTTGGAGATATTATGAAGTTCATCCCTTCTGATTGGAGTTGTTACGATAAAATAGGAAAATTTGGTCACTTATCATTAGTCCGCAATACGGAAGAAAACAGGATGTTATATAAGGAAAATGATGCATATAAAATAGCTTTCTCTACTAATCGTCCTTTATTTTTTGATGAAGACGCGTTCCCTTATCTTTTTGAAAAGCATGGAAAGAAGATTTATCCGTTTCCTATTTTAGATTTCATGCCTAGGTTGAAAGAGTTGAAAGTACTTAATGATAAGCTAGGAAATAGGATGAGTGTGTTTACTTATGAAGAAGGACGTATTATGCGATATTCTTTATATGAAAATAAAATAGTATCTAATGAATATGCATATATTCACTTTTTGAAACGCCCCATTGAAATAGCCTGTAATGGTATACCTCAATCTTTTTTGATTGTACCCAATCAATTTATAAATATGGAGCCGATCACATTAGACTTGATTGTTAAACATGTCGGTAAAGGAATTTTTTGGGCATATTGGCGAAATAGCTTCAAATGGAAGAACTTTAAGGATAGGCTGTACAATAGGTTATGGGGAAACCGTGCGGATAGAAATCTAATTCAATGTATGAGGAGGAAGATTGATAGAGCAGGCTAATCAGTAATAGAATATGTTTCGTTTGAAATGTTATTATCATGAATGTCTGTTAAATATTATATGTGTTTTTTATGTGCTTTTATATTAATTAGTAGATTCTTTATAACTGCTGAAATAGGGATTTCATGAATTATACTAATTGTTACTCTTTAGAAATATAGACATGTATATATTATACAGTGTTCCTTATTTTGATATTTTCTTTAATAATCGATAGTTGTTGTGCTAAATAGATGATTTATAGGCTATTTTTCTTTATGTGCTATTTGTGAATGGCGTTTGAACACTGAAATATATCGTACTCTTTGATGACGCGATATGTAAATTAAAAATTAATAATATCTATTATTCCCAATGCTTTATAATAGTTTCTCTTTTCTACTATTCTTTCCAATAGTAGCAACATTCTTTTTCTTTTACCACATAAGATAAGACAGGGATATTTACTCGTAGTGAGCTACTTCTTTTATATGAATTGGAGTCCTACGTATAGCTTGTTTCTTGTATTTGTCACTTTGGTAAGTTATGTAGGAGCACAGATACTTCAAAAGTTTTGTGAGAGTGAGAATGATAAACTAAGAAGGGTTGTCTTAGCTAGTACACTTTTGCTTTGCTTTTCAGGATTATTTATTTTTAAATATCTCAACTTTCTGAATGATTCGCTTTGGGGACTATTTTCGCTGATGGGTATTCGAATGGAAGTGCCACATTTAGAGTTGCTATTACCAGTAGGTATCTCTTTCTACACTTTTCAAGCGTGTGGATATATGATAGATGTTTACAGGCGGCAGATTATGGTAGAGAGGAATTTTTGCACATATGCACTGTTTATCTCTTTTTTTCCGCAAATTGCAGCTGGCCCTATTGGGAGAGGCAAGGAGTTGTTGCCGCAGTTTAAGGTAAAGCACTATCTTAATAGAGAGGATATTACTACTGGATTACGCTGGATGTTGTGGGGCTATTTTATGAAGGTTGTGGTAGCGGATAGGTTGGCTTTATATACAGATGCTGTGTTTGGCAACATAGCACATCATACAGGGGGGTCGATATTAGTAGCTGCTGTGCTTTTCACTTTTCAGATTTATTGTGACTTTGCTGGATACTCTTTTATTGCTTTAGGGTGTGCACGTATTATGGGATTTCGATTGATTGTGAACTTTGCACGACCTTATATGGCAACTAGCGTACAAGACTTTTGGCGGAGGTGGCATATTTCACTTTCTACTTGGTTTAGGGATTACCTCTATATTCCTTTGGGGGGTAGCCGTTGCAGCAAGTGGCGTACAAGGATGAATCTAATGATAACTTTTGTAGTGAGTGGGTTGTGGCATGGAGCTAACTGGACCTTCGTGATCTGGGGTGGATTGAATGGGCTCTTTCAAGTGATAGGTAATGTAATAAATCCTATCAAAGAACAGACGCGTTTGTGTTGTGGATTGAGAAAGGATAGTATATGGCTAAAGGCTTTTAATATCTTACTGACTTTTGTACTAATGACAGTTACATGGACTTTTTTCAAAGCACATACATTGGAGGATGCATTATTAGCTATTAGCAAGATGGTACTACCAGCAGGAGTTCTTTATAAACCCGACCTTTCTGTGTTACTCTATGGCACGATGGGGGTAGGTGTGTTGATGGGGTGTGATATGCTTGAAGAGAAGAATGGAAAGCATCCGTTACTAGAGAATGACTCGATAACTATTCGCTTTGCTTCGTATGTGGTTCTATCAATGATAATTCTAAGTGTAGGAGTCTTTGATGGTGGACAGTTTATCTACTTTCAATTCTAAACAACAATGGATATAAGTAAACAGGGTATAAGATATATAGGTAAGGCACTCTTGCTATTTGTTCTGTTACTAGTGGCAGACAGAGGAATAGGGTATAGTTTGAAATGGATGTATTTCAACCAAAAGGGTGAGGATTTTTATTATACGACTAAAGCGTTGGATGAGCAAACAGCAAACTTGGTAATATTAGGGTCGTCACGTGCTCGTAACCATTACAATCCGGAGAT includes:
- a CDS encoding glycosyltransferase family 2 protein — its product is MLQIDLSIIIPVYNAVPLLERCLNSIFIQTTQYSYEVILVDDGSTDNSVEVIKARPERNIVLHQQSNAGPAAARNKGMELAKGKYVAFIDADDYWNDGYIEQTVQFLEEHVRCVAVSVGCKSISFGNPPCYCPAFVNDNSKISAFVIDDFFTYWAEHCVPGTCSTTIRTDVAKASGGMRRDLRITEDYEYWLYLSTFGKWGFIPKILYVSDGGIVTQKQGHVKKDIERARKSPDMADFEKRIIKRITEVDAKNYIKVRGRVSRVLVYSHVITGRFSLGRKEALCYGEHFPKDKIGILMNIAKYTAFTWWCLAYMLRWREYHR
- a CDS encoding DUF6625 family protein; protein product: MPKVIIILPYFGKFDSLFTFWLQSCAYNNTIDFLVITDDKTKYNYPQNVKVVYDTFVHLREEIQLLYDFKISLETPYRFCNFRPAYGEIFQNYLEGYDFWGFSDCDMLFGDIMKFIPSDWSCYDKIGKFGHLSLVRNTEENRMLYKENDAYKIAFSTNRPLFFDEDAFPYLFEKHGKKIYPFPILDFMPRLKELKVLNDKLGNRMSVFTYEEGRIMRYSLYENKIVSNEYAYIHFLKRPIEIACNGIPQSFLIVPNQFINMEPITLDLIVKHVGKGIFWAYWRNSFKWKNFKDRLYNRLWGNRADRNLIQCMRRKIDRAG
- a CDS encoding MBOAT family O-acyltransferase is translated as MNWSPTYSLFLVFVTLVSYVGAQILQKFCESENDKLRRVVLASTLLLCFSGLFIFKYLNFLNDSLWGLFSLMGIRMEVPHLELLLPVGISFYTFQACGYMIDVYRRQIMVERNFCTYALFISFFPQIAAGPIGRGKELLPQFKVKHYLNREDITTGLRWMLWGYFMKVVVADRLALYTDAVFGNIAHHTGGSILVAAVLFTFQIYCDFAGYSFIALGCARIMGFRLIVNFARPYMATSVQDFWRRWHISLSTWFRDYLYIPLGGSRCSKWRTRMNLMITFVVSGLWHGANWTFVIWGGLNGLFQVIGNVINPIKEQTRLCCGLRKDSIWLKAFNILLTFVLMTVTWTFFKAHTLEDALLAISKMVLPAGVLYKPDLSVLLYGTMGVGVLMGCDMLEEKNGKHPLLENDSITIRFASYVVLSMIILSVGVFDGGQFIYFQF